CTATCCATTTGCCAAGGTTGCCCTTATCCTTACAGGGCGAATCCTTGGTTCAAGCTGTGATCGATGCTTTGATAGCAGCTTTAGAGGAATGTTTTGGTGTGCAATTGGTGACGCAGCCGCTCTCTTCCGCAGAATGGGAGGCAGTGCTAGCGCAATCTACCTTGAGGCAAAAATCCTCTGGTTGTAATGCCAGCAACCCTAATTAGCTTCTGATACTAATGATTCTGCGGTAGTTCTGGCGATCGCGGGCAATGGTAAACCAGGAGGATAGCTGCCTTCTTCTTTAATCCGTTTAATTGCCGCTTCAGACACTTGAATATTTAGCTTATCGCCCACGGCTCGGACAATATCACCGCGATCGATTACACCTGCCACAGCTCCTGCCGGAGACAAGACCGTGATGCGGTTGAGCTGTTGAGTTTCCATTTGATTAATCACTTGAATCAATGGAGTAGGTTCCTGCACCGCTGGAATTGCGGCCAATGGATGCAGCACCGCTTGTAAGGCTTGAGTTTCCCATTGGCTACGCTCGACTTGACGTAAGTCATCAGCCGCTACCATCCCTCGGTAACGGCCCTCAGACGCAGCAAAATAGGCAGGGGGCCGAGCCACTTCTAGGAGATAGTCATCGGCAAACTGACGCAAGCTGAGATTGGCATCCACTACTCGGAAGTCTCGCGTCATCGCATCTGCCGCTTTTGTCTGCATCAGGGCTTCTTGTAAGTCGGTCATGCGATCGTAAGCGCTAGCGTTGCGTAAGATAAACCAACCCAAAAACGCCATCCACAGCCCACTGACAAAATAACCAGGGTTGAGCAGGACGAACACAAGTCCTAAAGTAATCGCGAACCAACCTAAAATTTGGCCCGATCGCACCGCCCAACGCACTCCTTGAAAACGGTTGCCCGTCGCTTTCCACACTGCCGCCTTAAAGATCTGCCCGCCATCTAAAGGCAAGCCAGGAATTAAATTAAATAGCGCTAAAACCAAGTTAATTAAAGATAGGTCTGTGATGACGACTGCGAGTACAGTCTTCTCCGGTAACGCAGAGGCGATCGCTCTCAATAACAGGTATAAGCCAAGACTGACCCCAGGCCCTGCGATCGCCACCTGAAAAGCCTTACCTGGAGTTTTCGATTCTTGGTCAATCGAGGCAACCCCACCAAACAAAAACAGCGTAATAGAATTGACCTTGATGCCCTGAGACTGCGCGATTAAGCTATGCCCCAATTCGTGCAGTAGCACCGAGGCAAACAATAATAGAGCCAGGGTCAAACCTGCGACCCACGCAAAAACCGGACTCCAAGGCTGTTGTTTGAGGTAGCCCTCGCTATTGAGAATGGAAAAGAAAGCGAGAACATACAACCAGTTAGGGTCGATAAAAAGGGGAATACCAAATACAGATCCGATTCGCCAGCCTGCCTGCATAGGATTTTCCTAAATCGAAGTTGCTCAATGTGGCTGGTAATGCAGCCCCACTTGTTCTGTGCTGCTCTCATCAAGATGCAGCTCAATCAAGCTCAGTTGATGCATGCTAGCTATAGCCTGATTCCATGACTATAGCCATCCATCCAGCTAAAGCCCTCTCCCTACTAGCATAGACAATGCTTTTCTGAAACATCAGCTCCGAGAGGCTCCAAGCACTGAGCCATAAAAAAAAGCAATAAAAATGCAATAAAAAAGTAGTAGTGCGACTGCCTCCAACCAACGGGGGCGAGCTTTAGCACTACTACTCGGCTAGATTAAAAAATCTCAAATAGGTTTGTGTGGCCTAAAGATATGGCCTAGAGGACACCTGCATTGGTAAGCCCTAGGATGACACCTGCCCCCAGGATGTGACCAAAACTCATCGTAGCGAGTAATTC
This region of Trichocoleus desertorum NBK24 genomic DNA includes:
- a CDS encoding site-2 protease family protein, producing the protein MQAGWRIGSVFGIPLFIDPNWLYVLAFFSILNSEGYLKQQPWSPVFAWVAGLTLALLLFASVLLHELGHSLIAQSQGIKVNSITLFLFGGVASIDQESKTPGKAFQVAIAGPGVSLGLYLLLRAIASALPEKTVLAVVITDLSLINLVLALFNLIPGLPLDGGQIFKAAVWKATGNRFQGVRWAVRSGQILGWFAITLGLVFVLLNPGYFVSGLWMAFLGWFILRNASAYDRMTDLQEALMQTKAADAMTRDFRVVDANLSLRQFADDYLLEVARPPAYFAASEGRYRGMVAADDLRQVERSQWETQALQAVLHPLAAIPAVQEPTPLIQVINQMETQQLNRITVLSPAGAVAGVIDRGDIVRAVGDKLNIQVSEAAIKRIKEEGSYPPGLPLPAIARTTAESLVSEAN